In Glycine max cultivar Williams 82 chromosome 7, Glycine_max_v4.0, whole genome shotgun sequence, a single window of DNA contains:
- the LOC100803167 gene encoding protein trichome birefringence-like 38 gives MGSKVKTLVLLSLFCLALFESLHQARAAKSHNDHNVTRLKGRKELNRCNLFIGSWVIDPSHPLYDSSSCPFIDAEFDCQKYGRPDKQYLKYSWKPDSCALPRFDGVNFLTKWKGKKIMFVGDSLSLNMWESLSCMLHASVPNATTSFVRRQALSTVTFQDYGVTIQLYRTPYLVDIIQEDAGRVLTLDSIQAGNAWTGMDMLIFNSWHWWTHKGDSQGWDYIRNGSNLVKDMDRLDAFFKGMTTWAGWVDQKVDSTKTKVFFQGISPTHYQGQEWNQPRKSCSGELEPSAGSTYPAGLPPAANIVNKVLKNMKNQVYLLDITLLSQLRKDAHPSAYGGLDHTGNDCSHWCLPGVPDTWNELLYAALFM, from the exons ATGGGTTCCAAAGTAAAGACCTTGGTTTTGCTCTCTTTGTTTTGCTTGGCTCTATTTGAGTCCTTGCACCAAGCAAGAGCAGCAAAGTCACATAATGATCATAATGTGACTCGCTTGAAGGGGAGAAAGGAGTTAAATAGATGTAATTTGTTCATTGGAAGTTGGGTTATTGACCCTTCACACCCTCTCTATGACTCCTCAAGCTGCCCCTTTATAGATGCTGAGTTTGATTGCCAAAAGTATGGGAGACCCGATAAGCAGTATCTCAAATACTCTTGGAAGCCTGATTCATGTGCCTTACCCAG GTTCGATGGAGTGAATTTCTTGACCAAGTGGAAGGGTAAGAAGATAATGTTTGTGGGAGACTCATTGAGTTTGAACATGTGGGAATCATTGTCCTGCATGCTTCACGCGTCGGTGCCGAATGCCACCACCAGCTTTGTGAGGAGACAAGCACTCTCCACTGTGACCTTCCAG GACTATGGAGTAACCATACAACTATATCGCACACCATATTTGGTGGACATAATTCAAGAAGATGCTGGGCGAGTGCTCACACTAGACTCCATACAAGCTGGTAATGCTTGGACAGGCATGGACATGTTGATCTTCAACTCCTGGCATTGGTGGACCCACAAAGGAGATTCTCAAGG ATGGGATTACATAAGGAACGGTTCCAATCTAGTAAAGGATATGGATCGTTTGGATGCATTTTTCAAAGGGATGACCACATGGGCTGGATGGGTTGATCAAAAGGTTGACTCTACCAAAACTAAAGTTTTCTTTCAAGGCATTTCTCCTACTCATTATCA AGGTCAGGAGTGGAATCAACCAAGAAAGAGTTGTAGTGGAGAACTAGAACCATCAGCAGGGTCAACATATCCTGCTGGTCTACCTCCTGCAGCAAACATAGTGAACAAAGTGTTAAAGAACATGAAGAATCAAGTTTATCTACTTGACATAACACTTCTCTCACAACTACGAAAAGATGCCCACCCTTCTGCCTATGGTGGCTTGGATCATACGGGTAATGACTGCAGTCATTGGTGCCTACCAGGAGTACCTGATACTTGGAATGAACTTCTATATGCAGCTCTATTTATGTGA
- the LOC100803704 gene encoding ervatamin-B has protein sequence MALTLDKKSVGTFFMLFLTCICRASSRTLSESSIATQHEEWMAMHDRVYADSAEKDRRQQIFKENLEFIEKHNNEGKKRYNLSLNSFADLTNEEFVASHTGALYKPPTQLGSFKINHSLGFHKMSVGDIEASLDWRKRGAVNDIKNQGRCGSCWAFSAVAAVEGINQIKNGQLVSLSEQNLVDCASNDGCHGQYVEKAFDYIRDYGLANEEEYPYVETVGTCSGNSNPAIQIRGYQSVTPQNEEQLLTAVASQPVSVLLEAKGQGFQFYSGGVFSGECGTELNHAVTIVGYGEEAEGKYWLIRNSWGKSWGEGGYMKLMRDTGNPQGLCGINMQASYPFL, from the exons ATGGCTTTAACACTAGACAAAAAATCTGTTGGTAcctttttcatgcttttcttgACATGCATATGTCGTGCCTCGTCACGCACTCTCTCTGAGTCTTCCATTGCCACACAGCATGAAGAGTGGATGGCCATGCACGACCGTGTTTACGCTGACAGTGCAGAGAAGGACAGGCGCCAGCAGATATTCAAGGAGAATTTGGAGTTCATAGAGAAACACAACAACGAAGGAAAAAAGAGGTACAATTTAAGCCTAAACAGTTTTGCTGATTTGACTAACGAAGAATTCGTTGCTTCTCACACGGGAGCTCTCTATAAGCCACCAACTCAACTAGGGTCGTTCAAGATTAACCACAGTCTTGGCTTCCATAAGATGAGTGTCGGTGACATTGAGGCAAGCTTGGATTGGAGAAAGAGAGGAGCTGTTAATGATATTAAGAACCAAGGCAGATGTG GGAGTTGCTGGGCATTTTCAGCTGTGGCAGCTGTTGAGGGAatcaaccaaataaaaaatggcCAGTTGGTTTCATTGTCTGAGCAAAATTTGGTGGATTGTGCCAGCAATGACGGGTGCCATGGACAATACGTGGAAAAAGCCTTCGACTATATTCGTGACTATGGTCTtgcaaatgaagaagaatacCCTTACGTGGAAACAGTTGGAACTTGTAGTGGCAATTCCAACCCTGCAATTCAGATCAGAGGTTACCAAAGTGTAACTCCCCAGAACGAGGAGCAACTTCTAACTGCAGTGGCCTCTCAACCTGTCTCGGTGCTCCTTGAAGCCAAGGGACAAGGGTTTCAGTTTTACTCAGGAGGAGTTTTCAGTGGCGAGTGTGGAACTGAACTTAACCATGCAGTTACCATTGTTGGGTATGGTGAGGAGGCTGAGGGAAAATACTGGCTCATAAGGAATTCATGGGGCAAAAGTTGGGGTGAGGGTGGTTACATGAAGCTTATGAGGGACACTGGTAACCCTCAAGGTCTTTGCGGCATTAACATGCAAGCCTCTTATCCGTTTCTTTAA